TCAGCCACCATCTGATGAGTCCTTTAACGGTCTTACAGAGAAACAAAAACAGAGAAATGAGTCACAGAGTGAACTGCAATCACTAAAGAAACAAGTGAAAGCACTAGAAAGTAAAATGAGTGTAATGACAGTGAAATACACATCAGAACAAACACCCCAGCCACACCGATACAAAGCAGCTACGGGTTACAAGCCCGCTCATTCCAGAGTCTCCTCTCCCAGACAAAGCCAAGTGTCACACCTGCGTCCTCAGCGTGTACGCACCGTCCAAGCTGAAAAGGAGAAAGAACCTGAATCAGTCTCTAGGAGTGAACTGCAAGCTCGGATTCAAGAATTGAGAGCGCAGTTAGAGCAGAGAAGCAACCCACAACCTCAGCCACCATCTGATGAGTCCTTTAACGGTCTTACAGAGAAACAAAAACAGAGAAATGAGTCACAGAGTGAACTGCAATCACTAAAGAAACAAGTGAAAGCACTAGAAAGTAAAATGAGTGTAATGACAGTGAAATACACATCAGAACAAACACCCCAGCCACACCGATACAAAGCAGCTACGGGTTACAAGCCCGCTCATTCCAGAGTCTCCTCTCCCCGACAAGACAATGATGAGTTTTTCTGTTATCGGTTTGGGGAAAATGGCCACATAGCCACCAGATGTACTGCCCCTGAGAATCTTCAGAAAGTCATTAGAAAGCTCATACGCTTGGCGCGTGTTTCCCCTCTTTCCCACAAAGAGAACCCGCAGCCTGCAGCTGAAGAACACTGTGTAGCTAGAACCAATAAGGTTGAAGTCCCAGAGAACAACACTGACTTACCCGAAGGTCTTGTAGGTCCATCATTTATTCACACCATCAAAGTTAATGCTGTAGTCTGCGATGCTCTCATCGACAGTGGGTCTAATGTGACTATCATCTTTGAAAGCTGGTATAACAATCACTTACTTGATGTCCCGAAAAAACCCCTCTCTGGCCTTGGACTCTGGGGCCTTGCTGACACTGAGTATCCTTACAAAggatatgttgttgttgagaTGGAGTTTTCAGAAGAGATCACTGGTGTGACGGGACGAGTAGAAGTGCTCGCCTTGATTTGTCCTGAGCCAAGAAACCAACAACAAACCCCTGTGCTGGTTGGAACCAACACATCTCTGTTCCGCCGCCTATGGGAACTGGCGAAGACAAAAGGTGACGAGAACACTGTGTACTCAATGAGAATTCAGTCTGTTTATGCCCCTGTTAAAGCACAAGAGCAGTCAACAAAAAATGAAGTCTTGGGACAGATAAAGTGGAAAGGACCCGGTTCACTCTCGATTGCTCCAGGTGCAAAGTACTATGCAACGTGCAAAGTGGAAAGACAGAGTGCCCCGTCCAAGGATCTTGTACTGATTGATGCACCCACTGACCAGTTGCTCCCCACCGGTTTGCTGGTACAGCCTGGTGTGCTCTCAGACGCCAACATAGACAATAACAGTTTCACTGTCCTCATTCAGAATGAGTCCAAAAAGACAACTTCAATCCCAGTTGGGACCGTTGTTGCTGAGATGTATGCTGTGGACACAGTTACCCCAGTCAGGCCTTCCGACCTCACAGCTGAAACCATAGACCCAAGTCTCTTTAATTTCGGAGACTCTCCCATTCCCAAAGGGTGGAAGAGTCAGCTTCAGCAGAAGTTAGCTGAGAGGCGGAATGTTTTCTCACTGCATGAGTGGGAGGTTGGTCGTGCAAAGGGTGTTGAACACCACATACGCCTGCATGACCCCAGACCCTTCAGGGAAAGGTCAAGGAGACTAGCCCCTGCAGACATAGACGATGTGCGGCGGCAAATACAACAACTGCTGGCAGCTGGAATTATCACAGAGTCCCGTAGCCCATCCGCCTCACCGATCGTTGTAGTTCGCAAAAAGAATGGGAGTATAAGAATCTGTATCGACTACAGAACACTCAACAACCGCACCACACCAGACCAGTACACAATGCCACGCATTGACGACGCCTTGGATTCTCTATCCGGCAGCCAATGGTTCTCAGTCCTAGATCTGCGCAGTGGCTATTACCAGATAGAGATGGCTCCGGAGGACAAAGAGAAGACAGCGTTCATTTGCCCTCTTGGTTTCTATCAATTTGAGCGCATGCCACAAGGAATCACAGGAGCGCCGGCAACGTTTCAGCGCTTAATGGAAAAAGCTGTTGGTGATATGCATCTTCTGGAAGCTCTCGTGTACTTGGATGATATCATCATTTTCGGCAAGACACTTGAAGAGCATGAGCAACGTCTTTTCAAAGTACTGGATCGACTAGAGGAGGTCGGATTGAAGGTTTCTATTGATAAATGTCAATTCTGCCAGCCTGAGGTTAGGTATGTGGGTCACATCGTTTCTGCTAATGGAATAGCTACTGATCCAGACAAAGTGGAAGTAGTCAAGCATTGGAAAGAGCCCACTCACCTGAAACCTCTGAAGTCCTTCCTCGGATTTTGCAGTTACTATCGAAGGTTCATTGCAAATTACTCTGCCATTGTCCGTCCTCTTTCTGAGCTCACCAAGGGTTATGCCCCCACTTGGAAAGACCCCAATTTCAAAAAGAGTGTCGACCCAAGCAAAGTCTATTTCAAGCCATCAGAGCTTTTCGGAGAACGGTGGACTCAGGCCTGCCAGGCCGCTTTTGAGCGTATCCGTGACTGTTTGATCAATGCCCCAGTGTTAGCATTCGCTGACCCCACTAAGACGTACATCTCACATGTGGACGCCAGTATGAATGGCCTAGGCGCTGTCCTGAACCAGGAATATCCTGAGGGCCTCAGACCAGTAGCTTTCGCCAGTCGGAAGCTTAAAGACTCAGAGCACAACTATCCAGTCCATCAATTGGAATTTCTGGCATTAAAATGGGCTGTCGTGGACAAGTTTCACGATTACTTGTATGGAGCTAAGTTTACTGTAAGAACTGACAACAAGCCATTAACATATGTGTTGACCTCtgccaaactcagtgcagtCGGACATCGTTGGCTCGCTGCCCTTGCCACCTACGAGTTCACCATCCAATATCGACCTGGGAGGCAAAATATCGATGCTGACTTGTTGTCTCGACAAtcagtggcggttttagacACGGGCCACCCGGGCGGTGGCCCGGGGCGGCACTTTTTCAAGCCACGTGGGGGGCGGAacgaacaaataaataaataaataataatctggGCTGCGAAGCGGTTTTCTATTATCTATCATATCACTGTGGGGAATTGGCGCCCCCTGCAGCTGCAGGCGCTCCTGCTTGCGCCCATGCTTGCTAAGAAGGTGACATCTATGTGTGAAaacggggaagggggagggagggcgggggaaaAGTTCACCTTGGAACAGACaagtggggggacggggggatcCACTGTAGGCTATAGAGCAATGATATAATACAATAAGTGGGCGCAAGTCAGTCACACCTCATAATTACAGGCCTATAATTCCTccacgttttttgtttttctgaattGTGTGAAATGGCTTATACAAATATGTAATGCTGAACGATTAAGTGTCACCAAGGGCAAGGTGAATTGGTTTAGTCTAAACTTCTGTACGAGTGACAGTGTTGGGGGGATGGGAAATTTGTTGATTGTCGAGTGCAAAATAAgcacagagagatggatagaaaaAGGCAAAAGCCATCAGGATCGCAATTtcgaaaaagaagaagaggagaaacgATCAAAACAAAAAGGTATGCCACTATGTTCTTTCTGTATGATTATTACAGTATCCATGTCATGAATGGCTAATGTTAATTGGTGGAATAACTCTTAGGCCTACATTTGTTAGCCTGCTAATATGCTGCCTATGATATGATTATACAACAATAATTCAGTTTTAACTCAATAAACACGAGTTCTAATTTCATGATAAGATTGTGCTTTGCAACAAAACTGTTACACGTtcagttattatttatttccatcATTTCGGTTGACGTTGGGCCATGTAATAAGCCAACAGAATGTTCATCTTCTGAGGGCAGTTTCAAAGACGTCACGGAACATTTGCCATTCGCTCCATTTCGTGACAAAGTATAGTTTACCAGTCATAAGTCAAATCTATAGAATTATATGCAGTAATCAAGCAGCTAATTGTTCCTCCCTGAAAGATAGGTTAATATAGCGTCTTATGGCAGATATTTAGCATGTAGGCAGTTAGGGCATGTTTATTTaaatttgtttatttgaattcatGGATGTTTTGTATAGAGTTATATAGCCTCCGGTCTTTTGATGTCAATTTCAGGGGCACTTCTAAAATATTTTGGAGCATCCTCTGCCACTGGTGGTCAGGATGAGCCACCCACCTCCCCCGCTAGACATGACTCTGCTGAAGATCAGGATGAGGCGGAGCAGCCATCTATGTCGTCAGCAGTGTCCCCTCAAATATCTGACATTGAGGATGAAGACCTCTTTGCCTCTAGGCCTACTTCTCCCCAGCATGAGCCTTCAGGTTGGTTTTTgcatatctctctctttgtgtgtgtgtgtgtgtgtgtgtgtgtgtgtgtgtgtgtgtgtgtgtgtgtgtgtgtgtgtgtgtgtgtgtgtgtgtgtgtgtgtgtgtgtgtttatttgtggagGGGTTGCGTCCAGGCTAGAAGACAACTGGACAATGCTCGGggacatttaatttaaaaataaatatgtgttaTGTTCCACTGGCTTGTGCTTTGACTAATGTGCCAATATGCTGTCTGATAGAAACACCTGGAGCTGAACCCCCACTGAGCCCCACTGAAGATGAGCCTCTGTCTACTGACCCTGCTAGCTGGCCCTCACCTCTGACTGACAGGATTCGGACTGAGCTGGTTCGAAGAGGACCAAGTAGGTTGCCACCTAACTTTGTTTTTCGGAAGAATGAGAGTGTTGGGAGAAGTTGCCACCACCAATATTTTACGAAAACATTATTTAGTGGTGAAAAGATGGCAAGAAGTTGGCTGGTGTATTCAATGAAGAACAACAGCCTCTTTTGCTTCTGCTGCAAACTGTTTTCAAAGAGGCTCACTAATTTGACAATGTCAGGAATGTCAAATTGGAAACATGCAAGCGCAAACCTCATAGCACATGAGGGTAGTCCAGAACACCTCAATTCCATGAAAGCATGGAAGGAACTGTCAGTGAGGTTAAGAAGTGGGGAAACCATCGACAAGCAGGAGATGGCACTTGTGGAGGCTGAGAGGATGAGATGGAGAGCAGTGCTGACCCGTCTCATTGCTATTGTGCAGTCACTGGCAGTTCGTAATTTGGCTCTCAggggacacacagaaacactcttCACACCATCAAATGGGAATTTCCTCCAAGAGGTTGAATTGATGGCCAGGTTTGATCCCATAATGAAAGATCACCTTAACCGTGTCACAAGAGGAGCAAGTCACAACAGCTACCTTGGCCAGCATGTGCAAAATGAGCTCATTGGTTTATTGAGCAGCAAAATAACATCTACTATGGTTGATGACATCAAGCACGCCAAGTTTTTTTCAATTATTCTGGACTGCACACCGGACATTAGCCACACAGAACAGTTATTATAACAGTGATAATTAGAGTGGTGTCACTGATGGAGAAGCCCCATATCAAGGAGCATTTTATGGGATTTTTGGAGGCAGAGGAGTCCACAGGCCATCACTTGTCATCCATGATCCTGAAGAGACTTGAGGAGTTGGGAATTCCTTTTGAAGACTGCAGAGGACAGTCATACGACAATGGAGCCAACATGAGGGGCAAAAATAAGGGAGTTCAAGCCAGGCTCTTAGAAAAGAATCCCAGAGCTCTGTTTGTGCCATGTGGGGCGCATACATTGAATTTAGTTGTGTGTGATGCTGCAAAGGGATCTGTTGATGCCATGAGCTACTTTGGTGTCTTGCAAAAGCTCTACACACTATTTTCAGCCTCCACCCAAAGATGGTCCATATTGAAGAAATATGTGAGCATCACCTTAAAGATTTGGGCAGAAACAAGGTGGGAGAGCAAGATCAAGAGCGTCGAGCCCATGAGGTATCAGGGAGCTGCCGTGAGAGAGGCTTTGATCGAGGTGAGAGACCACACCAAAGACTCTGCTATAAAGGCGGAGGCCCAGTCTTTGTCTGAGGAGGTGGGGTCGTACCGCTTTAGCATCTGCACGGTTGTTTGGTATGACATGCTATCTGCAATACAGCATGTCAGCAAACTCATGCAGTCTCCTGGTATGGATGTGGACATAGTTGTGGGTCTTTTGAAGAAGACTGAAAGAGGTCTCCAGAGCTACAGGGCAAGTGGCTTTGTGACTGCACAGATGGCGGCAAAAGACCTCTGTGAAGTTATGAATGTGGAGGCTGTTTTGAAACAGAAAAGGCTCAGGTCTACAAAGCGCCACTTTTCATTTGAATCGCATGATGAGCCTATCAGTGATGCACTTAGGAAGTTGGAGGTTGAATTCTTCAATGTTGTTTTTCAGCCATGTCAGCCATCAAGGAGAGGTTTTCCACATTGGAAAATGTGGGAAACAAATTTGGATTTCTGACGAACTTCCCAAGTC
The DNA window shown above is from Gadus chalcogrammus isolate NIFS_2021 chromosome 10, NIFS_Gcha_1.0, whole genome shotgun sequence and carries:
- the LOC130391037 gene encoding uncharacterized protein LOC130391037; this encodes MSRTNKQPDSHPYRRLRTFSGISPTPTGEETLDNWLEQATLLVEEGECSDKEKRRRILESLKGPAFEIIQAVRLTQPDASPREYIEAIESIFGTVESSEELYLSFRALHQQPGERLSEFLRRVERSLVKVVQGGGLPVSVANSTRLEQLLRGSTSELMLLQLKIRERSSNPPTFLNLLREVMEEEGRQSARQSQVSHLRPQRVRTVQAEKEKEPESVSRSELQARIQELRAQLEQRSNPQPQPPSDESFNGLTEKQKQRNESQSELQSLKKQVKALESKMSVMTVKYTSEQTPQPHRYKAATGYKPAHSRVSSPRQSQVSHLRPQRVRTVQAEKEKEPESVSRSELQARIQELRAQLEQRSNPQPQPPSDESFNGLTEKQKQRNESQSELQSLKKQVKALESKMSVMTVKYTSEQTPQPHRYKAATGYKPAHSRVSSPRQDNDEFFCYRFGENGHIATRCTAPENLQKVIRKLIRLARVSPLSHKENPQPAAEEHCVARTNKVEVPENNTDLPEGLVGPSFIHTIKVNAVVCDALIDSGSNVTIIFESWYNNHLLDVPKKPLSGLGLWGLADTEYPYKGYVVVEMEFSEEITGVTGRVEVLALICPEPRNQQQTPVLVGTNTSLFRRLWELAKTKGDENTVYSMRIQSVYAPVKAQEQSTKNEVLGQIKWKGPGSLSIAPGAKYYATCKVERQSAPSKDLVLIDAPTDQLLPTGLLVQPGVLSDANIDNNSFTVLIQNESKKTTSIPVGTVVAEMYAVDTVTPVRPSDLTAETIDPSLFNFGDSPIPKGWKSQLQQKLAERRNVFSLHEWEVGRAKGVEHHIRLHDPRPFRERSRRLAPADIDDVRRQIQQLLAAGIITESRSPSASPIVVVRKKNGSIRICIDYRTLNNRTTPDQYTMPRIDDALDSLSGSQWFSVLDLRSGYYQIEMAPEDKEKTAFICPLGFYQFERMPQGITGAPATFQRLMEKAVGDMHLLEALVYLDDIIIFGKTLEEHEQRLFKVLDRLEEVGLKVSIDKCQFCQPEVRYVGHIVSANGIATDPDKVEVVKHWKEPTHLKPLKSFLGFCSYYRRFIANYSAIVRPLSELTKGYAPTWKDPNFKKSVDPSKVYFKPSELFGERWTQACQAAFERIRDCLINAPVLAFADPTKTYISHVDASMNGLGAVLNQEYPEGLRPVAFASRKLKDSEHNYPVHQLEFLALKWAVVDKFHDYLYGAKFTVRTDNKPLTYVLTSAKLSAVGHRWLAALATYEFTIQYRPGRQNIDADLLSRQSVAVLDTGHPGGGPGRHFFKPRGGRNEQINK
- the LOC130391058 gene encoding zinc finger MYM-type protein 5-like isoform X1: MSISGALLKYFGASSATGGQDEPPTSPARHDSAEDQDEAEQPSMSSAVSPQISDIEDEDLFASRPTSPQHEPSETPGAEPPLSPTEDEPLSTDPASWPSPLTDRIRTELVRRGPSRLPPNFVFRKNESVGRSCHHQYFTKTLFSGEKMARSWLVYSMKNNSLFCFCCKLFSKRLTNLTMSGMSNWKHASANLIAHEGSPEHLNSMKAWKELSVRLRSGETIDKQEMALVEAERMRWRAVLTRLIAIVQSLAVRNLALRGHTETLFTPSNGNFLQEVELMARFDPIMKDHLNRVTRGASHNSYLGQHVQNELIGLLSSKITSTMVDDIKHAKFFSIILDCTPDISHTEQLL
- the LOC130391058 gene encoding zinc finger MYM-type protein 1-like isoform X2, which codes for MEKPHIKEHFMGFLEAEESTGHHLSSMILKRLEELGIPFEDCRGQSYDNGANMRGKNKGVQARLLEKNPRALFVPCGAHTLNLVVCDAAKGSVDAMSYFGVLQKLYTLFSASTQRWSILKKYVSITLKIWAETRWESKIKSVEPMRYQGAAVREALIEVRDHTKDSAIKAEAQSLSEEVGSYRFSICTVVWYDMLSAIQHVSKLMQSPGMDVDIVVGLLKKTERGLQSYRASGFVTAQMAAKDLCEVMNVEAVLKQKRLRSTKRHFSFESHDEPISDALRKLEVEFFNVVFQPCQPSRRGFPHWKMWETNLDF